A stretch of the Sphingobacterium thalpophilum genome encodes the following:
- a CDS encoding sensor histidine kinase encodes MFKPKKQAPFRISNRLIWISSISLGILTSIPKIVDHHFDPAEGIADFAVTSGFALLIWYYNIYTIPAYTKKTGRKSVISSQLFKGLGVGLVLMFLLSSLQYYILSHLNFGPKMLMYEVRGILINLTFYMFIHILYQTHLNQQVVRELERSMAANLEAQYELLKQQVNPHFLFNSLNTLKYMVDSHDGQSSEFIIKLADFYRFTLDSLKLNVLPLKQELAIMESYIYLLKARFEEGLLVTQNLGAELAETLIPPFTLQLLIENCIKHNIVSLEKPLHIRLYREADYLVVENNLQERKIPESSTGLGIKNINQRYLLLTDKEIVILKTNDTFTIKLPILYEHPNH; translated from the coding sequence ATGTTTAAGCCTAAGAAGCAAGCTCCCTTTAGGATCTCAAACCGTTTAATATGGATCAGCTCCATTTCACTGGGAATATTAACGTCGATACCAAAGATTGTTGATCATCATTTTGATCCGGCCGAAGGTATTGCTGATTTTGCCGTCACATCAGGCTTTGCATTATTGATCTGGTATTATAATATATACACGATACCTGCGTACACAAAAAAAACAGGGCGCAAAAGTGTGATCTCCTCGCAGCTCTTTAAGGGGCTTGGTGTCGGACTCGTGCTGATGTTTCTGTTGTCATCGCTTCAGTATTATATCCTTTCGCATTTAAATTTCGGCCCCAAAATGCTCATGTATGAAGTCAGGGGTATACTGATCAATTTGACATTTTACATGTTTATCCACATTTTATACCAGACACACCTCAACCAGCAGGTTGTCCGTGAGCTCGAACGTTCCATGGCTGCCAACCTTGAAGCGCAATATGAGCTCCTAAAGCAGCAGGTGAATCCACATTTTCTTTTTAATAGCCTCAACACCTTAAAATATATGGTGGATAGCCACGATGGCCAGTCTTCAGAATTTATCATAAAACTAGCTGATTTTTATAGATTTACCCTAGACAGTCTCAAGCTTAACGTTCTCCCGTTAAAGCAAGAGCTGGCGATTATGGAATCCTACATTTACTTACTGAAAGCACGTTTTGAGGAAGGCTTGCTGGTTACGCAAAATTTGGGGGCTGAACTCGCTGAGACCCTCATCCCTCCTTTTACGCTTCAGCTATTGATAGAAAACTGTATCAAGCACAATATCGTTTCGCTCGAGAAGCCGCTTCATATCCGGCTATACCGTGAAGCCGACTATCTCGTTGTTGAGAACAACCTTCAAGAAAGAAAAATTCCAGAGTCTTCCACTGGTCTCGGCATCAAAAACATTAATCAACGTTACCTTCTCCTTACCGATAAAGAGATCGTAATTCTCAAAACAAATGATACATTTACGATAAAACTTCCTATACTATATGAACATCCTAATCATTGA
- a CDS encoding alpha/beta fold hydrolase has protein sequence MNTKLNIGKGTLMWSMIMLLSIGAPRVYAQNSADEKKQEVYGAVHTNFQQTKTVKAGLLNVGYAEVGPKTGKPVILLHGWPYDIHSFEKSSEILAAKGYQVLVPYLRGYGTTTFLSPKTMRNAQQSAVALDIIKFMDALQIDKAIIGGFDWGARTADIIAALWPQRCTALVAVSGYLIGSPKANENPLSPNAEFLWWYQYYFATERGYKGYKANTEEFNKLIWKTASPKWNFDEETYERSAKAFANPDHIAIVVHNYRWRLGLAKGEQQYDALEAKLAKLPVISVPTVTLEGDANGAAYPPPSSYASKYSGQYKHHTLTGGIGHNLPQEAPQAFANAIIEADTMALAD, from the coding sequence ATGAATACGAAACTAAACATTGGAAAAGGCACGCTGATGTGGTCTATGATCATGCTACTATCCATTGGTGCGCCAAGGGTATACGCACAAAACTCGGCTGATGAAAAAAAACAAGAAGTGTATGGCGCCGTCCACACCAATTTTCAGCAGACCAAAACCGTCAAGGCTGGCCTGCTAAACGTGGGCTATGCAGAAGTAGGCCCGAAAACGGGAAAACCTGTTATCCTCCTGCATGGATGGCCGTATGATATCCATAGTTTTGAGAAATCGTCTGAAATTCTGGCTGCGAAGGGATATCAGGTTCTCGTTCCTTACCTAAGGGGATACGGGACGACGACTTTCCTTTCTCCTAAAACGATGCGCAACGCCCAGCAATCCGCGGTAGCGCTTGATATCATCAAATTTATGGACGCCCTGCAGATTGACAAAGCGATAATAGGCGGTTTTGACTGGGGAGCACGGACAGCAGATATTATCGCTGCACTCTGGCCCCAACGTTGTACAGCATTGGTTGCTGTGAGTGGGTACCTGATCGGTAGCCCCAAGGCGAATGAAAATCCCCTGTCTCCTAATGCCGAATTCTTATGGTGGTATCAGTATTACTTCGCGACGGAAAGAGGTTACAAAGGCTATAAGGCCAATACGGAGGAATTCAACAAGCTGATCTGGAAAACAGCATCCCCCAAATGGAATTTTGATGAAGAGACGTATGAGCGCTCTGCCAAGGCATTTGCCAATCCGGACCATATCGCTATCGTTGTCCACAATTATCGTTGGCGGCTAGGACTGGCTAAAGGAGAGCAACAATATGACGCTTTGGAAGCCAAACTCGCCAAATTACCTGTCATTTCGGTTCCGACAGTCACGCTGGAAGGTGATGCAAACGGAGCCGCATATCCACCCCCATCAAGCTATGCATCCAAATATAGTGGACAATATAAGCATCACACGCTGACTGGCGGAATCGGCCATAATTTGCCGCAGGAAGCACCTCAGGCATTTGCCAACGCCATCATTGAGGCCGATACCATGGCCTTGGCAGACTAA
- a CDS encoding heme-binding domain-containing protein → MKHIRLNRLLTIALLCTAIGFIALQFFNQPIERKPVTGHLQDAPKEVSLILERSCYNCHSNEQQLSFFDKLAPISWIVNKDIERAREVMNFSEWNKLSKAEQKGKFYAVYNMVRAGKMPLPSYALMHPGAKLSTNEIETIKRFALSLSEKDSLIPAHMKVNAAAPLQQKLTSDKMKLASPLPTVPVSPNGIPYNADFKNWKVIGMSTLIDNSIRVIYGNDIAVKAIAEENFHPWPEGSAVAKAVFKQTRKANGDIVPGDFVNMQYMIKDGKAYTETEGWGFAKFNGQQLKPTGKTALFAQQSCISCHRQLAESTGYLFNVPLKVNSKKLIDNYLKTIRHEKATIHTAAN, encoded by the coding sequence ATGAAACATATTAGACTAAATAGACTCTTGACCATCGCTTTATTATGTACTGCCATTGGTTTTATCGCCCTGCAATTTTTCAATCAGCCGATAGAACGCAAGCCGGTCACGGGACATTTGCAGGACGCCCCCAAAGAGGTATCCCTGATTCTGGAACGTTCGTGCTACAACTGTCATTCCAATGAACAGCAGCTGTCTTTCTTTGATAAACTGGCCCCGATCTCCTGGATCGTCAACAAGGATATTGAACGCGCGAGAGAAGTCATGAATTTTTCGGAATGGAACAAGTTATCGAAAGCTGAACAAAAGGGAAAATTCTATGCCGTATATAATATGGTCCGCGCTGGGAAGATGCCACTCCCCAGCTATGCATTGATGCATCCGGGAGCGAAACTGTCTACAAATGAAATAGAGACCATAAAACGATTTGCTCTATCACTTTCCGAAAAAGACAGTCTTATCCCTGCACATATGAAGGTTAATGCGGCTGCACCACTGCAACAAAAGCTGACTTCAGACAAAATGAAGCTTGCTTCCCCACTACCTACTGTACCCGTTTCACCAAATGGAATTCCGTACAATGCTGATTTTAAAAATTGGAAAGTGATCGGCATGAGTACACTCATTGACAACAGCATACGGGTAATCTATGGGAATGATATTGCTGTCAAAGCTATTGCCGAAGAAAATTTTCATCCTTGGCCGGAAGGAAGTGCGGTTGCCAAAGCAGTCTTCAAACAAACCCGAAAAGCCAATGGAGATATCGTACCGGGTGATTTTGTGAATATGCAGTACATGATCAAAGACGGCAAGGCGTATACCGAAACTGAGGGCTGGGGATTTGCAAAATTCAATGGACAGCAACTGAAACCAACAGGGAAAACAGCCTTATTCGCCCAACAATCGTGCATCAGCTGCCACAGGCAACTTGCAGAATCGACAGGCTACCTATTTAATGTGCCTCTAAAAGTAAATTCTAAAAAATTGATCGATAACTATTTAAAGACCATCCGACATGAAAAAGCTACTATCCATACTGCTGCTAACTAG
- a CDS encoding DUF1223 domain-containing protein, with the protein MKTIKDILYILSLPLIIVLIMAFKGFADDHKIANIKEANSSGKGFAVVELFTSEGCWSCPPADELIARLEKDNQNNELFILAFHVDYWDHQGWKDRFSQARFTERQKQYAQWMNLSTLYTPQLVINGKTEMVGSETGKVLKGIQSALIQSQRGNLFVKKEKSEGNRVQISYTSSSVAKHSSIVMALVQKHASSNVSAGENAGKALTHVQIVRELQYRTLKATDNFSFKLPEVQEGWEVIAFEQNQKTGEIIDATRIGL; encoded by the coding sequence ATGAAAACAATAAAAGATATCCTATACATCCTCAGCCTACCGCTGATCATTGTGCTGATCATGGCTTTCAAAGGCTTTGCAGATGACCACAAGATTGCCAACATCAAAGAAGCAAATAGTTCCGGGAAGGGCTTTGCTGTGGTGGAGCTCTTCACCTCCGAGGGATGCTGGAGCTGCCCGCCAGCAGACGAACTGATCGCGAGGCTCGAAAAAGATAATCAAAACAACGAATTGTTTATCCTGGCGTTTCATGTCGATTACTGGGATCATCAAGGATGGAAAGACCGCTTTAGTCAAGCTAGATTCACCGAACGGCAAAAACAATACGCCCAATGGATGAACCTGAGCACCCTATACACGCCACAGCTGGTAATCAATGGAAAAACAGAAATGGTGGGCTCCGAAACGGGCAAAGTACTAAAAGGTATCCAGTCTGCTCTGATACAAAGTCAGCGAGGAAACCTCTTTGTCAAAAAGGAAAAATCCGAAGGGAACCGTGTTCAGATCAGCTATACCTCCTCTTCGGTGGCTAAGCATTCCAGCATCGTGATGGCGCTAGTCCAAAAACATGCTTCCTCAAATGTGTCGGCGGGTGAAAATGCAGGAAAGGCTCTTACGCATGTGCAGATCGTACGCGAATTACAGTATCGCACCCTTAAAGCAACGGATAATTTTTCTTTTAAGCTCCCCGAGGTACAAGAGGGATGGGAAGTGATAGCATTTGAGCAGAACCAAAAGACAGGTGAGATCATCGACGCGACCCGTATCGGCTTATAG
- a CDS encoding protein-disulfide reductase DsbD domain-containing protein, producing the protein MSKLAILMIAVLMLFGGYSRGQNAAGQITWDCVLKRKSPEEGEISMKAKIPQGWHLYALGNNPKSPIQMNFKFVPDKSYELIGGVSQPQPLRKFDKQLDIPVTYFENEVEFGQKIKIKSKNGTIKGTIQFMQCSDEVCVPPQDFGFALKIRP; encoded by the coding sequence ATGAGCAAATTAGCAATTTTAATGATCGCCGTCCTGATGTTGTTCGGTGGCTATTCCAGAGGGCAGAATGCCGCTGGTCAGATCACTTGGGACTGCGTTCTAAAACGGAAATCACCTGAAGAAGGAGAAATTTCCATGAAAGCCAAAATACCACAGGGATGGCATCTATACGCTTTGGGCAATAATCCCAAAAGTCCTATTCAGATGAACTTCAAGTTCGTCCCCGATAAATCATATGAGTTAATCGGAGGCGTTAGCCAACCCCAGCCCCTACGCAAATTCGACAAACAGCTGGACATACCTGTTACCTATTTTGAGAACGAAGTTGAGTTTGGCCAAAAAATTAAAATAAAGAGCAAGAATGGAACGATCAAAGGCACCATACAGTTTATGCAGTGTAGTGATGAAGTGTGCGTACCACCACAGGACTTCGGTTTTGCACTCAAAATTCGCCCCTAG
- a CDS encoding epoxide hydrolase family protein — MTTKLTTILLAATFSLSIPAIASAQNDQTAIISSAVDQTIRPFKISIPQAKLDELKRRIAETRFPDKETVKDESQGIQLAQLKELVSYWGQGYDWRKLENKLNALPQYVTKIDGLDIQFIHVRSKEANALPIILTHGWPGSPLEFIDAIGPLTDPVKYGGKAEDAFDVIIPAIPGYGFSEIPKELGWNPDRVARAWDVLVKRLGYTKYVSEGGDHGSVISDALARQAPTGLLGIHLTMPATIPAELVKPINAGEPAPSGLSVDETNAYDALRTFFGRNAAYGGMMVTRPQTTGYLLSDSPSALAAFLYEKIAEWSESDLHPEKVIGRDAILDDITLYWLTNTGASSSRFYWENNNNNFSSEHQKTRDIKVPVAISVFPHEIYQAPESWSRAAYPTLYYYHKAAKGGHFAAWEQPQVFTEELRAAFKALRKGL; from the coding sequence ATGACAACAAAACTAACAACAATTCTTCTGGCAGCGACATTCTCCTTAAGTATTCCGGCTATTGCCAGTGCGCAGAACGATCAAACAGCGATCATATCGTCTGCGGTAGACCAGACTATCCGGCCATTTAAAATTAGCATCCCGCAGGCAAAACTCGACGAACTAAAACGACGTATTGCCGAAACTCGGTTCCCGGACAAGGAAACAGTAAAAGATGAATCACAGGGTATTCAGCTTGCTCAGCTGAAAGAGCTTGTCAGCTATTGGGGACAGGGGTATGATTGGCGAAAACTGGAAAACAAACTCAATGCGCTGCCCCAGTATGTGACTAAAATTGATGGCCTGGACATTCAATTTATCCACGTGCGTTCCAAAGAGGCCAATGCATTGCCCATCATTCTGACCCACGGATGGCCCGGCTCACCTTTGGAGTTTATCGATGCGATAGGCCCGTTAACTGACCCTGTTAAGTATGGTGGAAAAGCCGAAGATGCGTTTGATGTGATCATACCGGCAATACCCGGCTATGGCTTTTCAGAAATCCCCAAAGAACTAGGCTGGAATCCGGACCGCGTGGCCAGGGCCTGGGATGTATTGGTCAAGCGTCTTGGATATACAAAATATGTCTCGGAAGGCGGCGATCACGGTTCGGTCATCTCGGATGCCTTGGCCCGGCAGGCCCCTACTGGGCTTTTGGGTATACACCTGACGATGCCCGCAACAATCCCAGCTGAACTTGTAAAACCGATCAATGCCGGAGAGCCCGCCCCGTCAGGACTTTCAGTGGATGAAACCAATGCTTATGATGCTCTGCGTACATTCTTTGGAAGAAATGCTGCTTATGGTGGAATGATGGTGACGCGGCCGCAGACTACGGGATATTTATTGTCTGATTCACCAAGCGCACTGGCTGCATTTCTCTACGAAAAGATTGCAGAATGGAGTGAAAGCGATCTCCACCCTGAAAAAGTAATCGGCAGAGATGCCATCCTCGACGATATCACACTGTATTGGCTGACCAATACGGGCGCCTCTTCCTCCAGATTTTATTGGGAAAATAACAACAATAACTTCAGTTCCGAACATCAGAAAACGAGGGACATTAAAGTTCCGGTAGCGATTTCCGTGTTCCCGCATGAAATTTATCAGGCGCCAGAAAGCTGGTCCAGGGCAGCTTACCCCACATTATATTATTACCATAAGGCTGCCAAAGGTGGACACTTTGCGGCATGGGAACAGCCGCAGGTATTTACCGAGGAACTTCGTGCTGCTTTTAAGGCCTTACGAAAAGGTCTTTAG
- a CDS encoding SDR family NAD(P)-dependent oxidoreductase has product MRTVLITGANKGLGFELAKYLLHNGYFVYLGCRSIELGKKAINDLKSLGFENCRMLEIDISSEGSVNNAAKEFAKYSNVLDILINNAGILGRRQNKENPLTVADVREVFETNFFGTIAVTEAFLPFLKRSSLPVVENITSDLSSLTKHQDPDWLLYNAKSISYGPSKTALNAYTVALAHEYKNLGFKINCVTPGWTSTDFNGNSGGKSAAENCINLAKYAMLDANGPTGKFFGEEGELPW; this is encoded by the coding sequence ATGAGAACTGTACTTATTACGGGTGCCAATAAAGGCCTCGGCTTTGAACTTGCCAAATATCTCCTGCATAACGGGTATTTTGTATACCTCGGATGTCGAAGTATTGAATTAGGAAAAAAAGCAATTAATGATCTAAAAAGCTTAGGCTTTGAAAACTGTAGGATGCTGGAAATCGACATCTCTAGTGAAGGATCTGTAAACAATGCCGCAAAAGAATTCGCGAAGTATAGCAATGTGCTGGACATCTTGATAAACAACGCAGGAATTCTCGGAAGAAGACAGAATAAGGAGAATCCGTTGACGGTCGCTGATGTTCGGGAAGTTTTTGAAACTAACTTTTTTGGAACGATTGCGGTAACTGAAGCATTCTTGCCCTTCTTAAAAAGATCATCTCTACCCGTCGTTGAGAATATCACAAGTGATCTCTCCTCTTTAACAAAACACCAAGATCCGGACTGGCTTCTCTACAACGCCAAGTCCATAAGTTATGGTCCTTCTAAAACAGCTCTAAACGCTTATACAGTTGCATTAGCGCATGAATATAAAAATCTCGGCTTTAAGATAAATTGTGTAACGCCAGGATGGACATCCACAGATTTTAACGGGAATAGTGGTGGTAAATCGGCTGCGGAAAACTGTATAAACCTTGCCAAATATGCAATGCTCGACGCGAATGGTCCTACAGGCAAGTTTTTTGGTGAAGAAGGTGAACTTCCTTGGTAA
- a CDS encoding helix-turn-helix domain-containing protein: MANIEQAQVFFYCTEQNNSPIESFMAEHKIWHIQKGYILFFEDGKTHRADAGQTILLRRNQLVKASLMDNENGEKFEMIKILLSRDFLNQVLLGDPTAAATDPISSTQYKERFLIAKNELFTGFFESLKPYIKTGQNIPGKLSLNKTKEIFLLLEMLWPGIKKSLFDFSEPIKLDLAEFMTRNYSYNVTLERFAYLSGRSLATFKRDFKKIYNLSPHKWLMKKRLEEAKRLIFEEKQAPSSIYLQVGFENLSHFSTAFKKFYGFNASSEKTLY, translated from the coding sequence ATGGCAAACATCGAACAAGCTCAAGTTTTCTTTTATTGCACCGAACAAAACAATTCGCCGATAGAATCTTTTATGGCCGAACATAAGATATGGCATATCCAAAAAGGCTATATATTATTTTTTGAAGACGGTAAAACTCATCGGGCAGATGCAGGTCAGACGATCTTACTCCGTAGAAATCAGTTGGTAAAAGCCTCATTGATGGACAATGAAAACGGAGAGAAATTCGAAATGATCAAAATTCTGCTGTCACGCGATTTTTTGAATCAGGTCCTATTGGGAGATCCAACCGCTGCAGCGACAGATCCTATTTCTTCCACACAATATAAGGAACGTTTTCTGATAGCTAAAAATGAACTCTTTACAGGATTTTTTGAATCGCTAAAGCCGTACATTAAAACCGGACAGAATATCCCGGGCAAACTAAGCCTCAATAAAACCAAAGAGATCTTTTTGTTGCTCGAAATGCTGTGGCCCGGTATCAAAAAAAGTCTTTTCGATTTTTCCGAACCGATTAAACTAGACTTAGCAGAGTTTATGACCAGAAACTATAGTTACAATGTAACATTGGAACGGTTTGCTTACCTTTCTGGCCGAAGTCTTGCTACATTCAAAAGAGACTTTAAGAAAATTTATAACCTCTCTCCCCATAAGTGGCTAATGAAAAAGCGGCTGGAAGAAGCCAAGCGGCTAATTTTTGAAGAAAAGCAAGCTCCATCTTCTATTTATCTTCAGGTTGGCTTCGAAAATCTATCGCATTTTTCCACCGCATTTAAAAAATTTTATGGTTTTAATGCATCTTCTGAGAAGACTCTCTACTGA
- a CDS encoding response regulator transcription factor, protein MTIFPKTENQASMGLFEQEFKGELDPKMSLEKYRHVAFVLSVLQNSTTVLVDLKTKAKYVYHGGLSLYVGLAEEKTGSPQGSAAIDNIPQIIHPDDLRTRHLMELRLFHFLKDKTLKERLDYHIILVARVLNKDKQYIPVELKIFYASSTDSIQLILYQYSFSTNTERLPTPIIINSSNGSILSNNSFNTQKILTKREIQILKEIEVGRASKEISRHLFISKNTVDRHRQNIMTKLRVKSAIEACHIAKMMGII, encoded by the coding sequence ATGACCATTTTTCCGAAAACTGAAAATCAGGCTTCAATGGGCCTTTTCGAACAGGAATTTAAGGGTGAGCTTGATCCCAAAATGTCGCTGGAAAAATATAGGCATGTTGCATTTGTACTTTCCGTCCTGCAAAACTCCACAACAGTGCTCGTAGACCTCAAAACCAAAGCAAAATATGTTTATCATGGCGGGCTATCTTTATATGTCGGCCTAGCCGAAGAAAAAACAGGTTCACCCCAAGGTTCGGCTGCCATTGACAATATTCCACAAATTATTCATCCAGATGATCTTAGAACAAGGCACCTCATGGAACTCCGGTTATTCCACTTCCTAAAAGACAAAACGTTAAAAGAAAGATTGGATTACCACATTATTCTGGTCGCAAGGGTTTTGAATAAAGACAAACAATATATTCCCGTTGAGCTCAAAATATTTTACGCTTCCTCCACAGACAGCATCCAGCTTATTCTATATCAATACAGTTTTAGCACCAATACTGAACGGCTTCCCACGCCCATAATTATTAACTCCAGTAACGGTAGCATTCTTTCTAACAATAGTTTCAACACTCAAAAAATTCTTACCAAACGTGAGATACAAATCTTAAAAGAAATCGAAGTCGGCAGGGCGAGCAAAGAAATCTCGCGGCACCTTTTCATTAGCAAAAATACTGTTGACCGTCATCGGCAAAACATCATGACCAAACTTCGGGTAAAAAGCGCGATTGAAGCATGCCATATCGCAAAGATGATGGGCATTATTTAG
- a CDS encoding NUDIX hydrolase, whose protein sequence is MICISEKKVLTALSKMKSKLYLPGGKREANESDIECLKREIIEELNVEILDDTIRYFGTFEAAADGKEAGVLVKMACYFAEYTGTLEASSEIDSFEWICYKDKNRTSAVVKIISDRLKTLDLIN, encoded by the coding sequence TTGATCTGCATTTCTGAAAAAAAGGTTCTAACAGCGCTTTCTAAAATGAAATCCAAACTGTATTTACCCGGGGGCAAAAGAGAAGCTAATGAATCCGATATTGAATGCCTGAAAAGAGAAATAATAGAGGAACTTAACGTCGAGATCCTAGATGACACAATACGGTATTTCGGTACGTTCGAAGCAGCTGCAGATGGCAAAGAAGCTGGCGTTTTGGTAAAGATGGCCTGTTATTTTGCTGAATATACCGGAACTTTGGAAGCATCTAGTGAAATAGATTCCTTTGAATGGATTTGCTATAAGGATAAAAATAGAACCTCGGCGGTCGTAAAAATTATATCAGACAGGTTGAAAACCTTGGATTTGATTAATTAG
- a CDS encoding DUF3267 domain-containing protein, which translates to MHDSQQYKKEQLTIDLVWANKVGLFILIPIVIVFGVPFYWVWKSQLSFKSVFGEVGVLDSIYIFGVLMAGIGLHELIHGITWAIFAKRGFKSIKFGVLWKMLTPYCHCKEPLKVKEYIIGAIAPAILLGILPAVFAIFNGNVGMLVFGMFFTMAACGDFLIIDLIRKEDPNDLVEDHPTEAGCYIYRKISD; encoded by the coding sequence ATGCACGATTCTCAACAATATAAAAAAGAGCAGCTGACGATTGATCTCGTATGGGCCAACAAAGTTGGATTATTCATATTAATTCCCATCGTTATTGTATTTGGTGTACCGTTTTATTGGGTATGGAAATCACAGCTAAGTTTTAAAAGCGTGTTTGGAGAAGTAGGGGTACTGGACAGTATCTATATTTTTGGAGTTCTTATGGCTGGAATTGGCTTGCATGAGCTTATACATGGCATTACATGGGCTATTTTTGCCAAGAGAGGATTTAAATCCATAAAATTTGGCGTGCTATGGAAAATGCTGACGCCCTACTGCCATTGTAAAGAACCGCTAAAAGTGAAGGAATATATCATTGGAGCTATTGCTCCAGCGATTCTTTTGGGTATTCTTCCTGCTGTCTTCGCAATTTTTAACGGCAACGTTGGCATGCTAGTCTTCGGCATGTTTTTCACTATGGCGGCCTGTGGGGATTTTTTGATTATCGATCTGATTCGGAAGGAAGATCCGAATGATCTTGTCGAGGATCATCCCACAGAAGCCGGGTGCTACATTTATCGAAAAATCAGCGATTAA
- a CDS encoding TetR/AcrR family transcriptional regulator, whose translation MTKKGDKIGHILHVTIDLLSKKGGENLSMRGVAKASNISLSNLQYYYPNKEALLKAAIAQYFSGCQEAIMARMEQSALDQASSGSIFFEQLLDLLLYNAKESDQAIMFREISALSSRNKDLELAIDAYYKDYCAWLTELIRPHAQLPEKVVCFLVPYLEGYAGVGTVLPLSKKEVVQMLLDIIKSTLNPLCSE comes from the coding sequence ATGACAAAAAAGGGAGATAAAATCGGACATATTTTACATGTCACCATTGATCTTTTAAGCAAGAAAGGCGGAGAAAACCTTTCGATGAGAGGAGTCGCAAAAGCATCAAATATTTCGCTCAGCAATCTGCAATATTACTATCCAAATAAAGAGGCATTGTTAAAGGCCGCGATAGCACAATATTTTAGTGGGTGCCAGGAGGCGATCATGGCAAGAATGGAACAGTCTGCTCTTGATCAGGCCAGTTCAGGGAGTATCTTTTTCGAACAGTTGCTGGATCTCCTCTTATATAATGCAAAAGAATCGGATCAGGCAATCATGTTCAGGGAAATTTCTGCTTTATCATCCCGCAACAAAGATCTGGAACTGGCCATTGATGCATATTACAAAGATTATTGCGCATGGCTCACAGAATTAATTCGGCCGCATGCTCAGTTGCCCGAGAAAGTCGTATGTTTTTTGGTTCCGTATCTGGAAGGATATGCGGGCGTCGGTACAGTACTTCCCCTATCGAAAAAGGAGGTCGTTCAGATGTTATTGGATATCATCAAAAGTACATTAAATCCATTGTGCTCCGAGTAA
- a CDS encoding NAD(P)H-dependent oxidoreductase: protein MKILIIVTHPHLSESVVNKNWIAALEKHPTRFTVHHLDAVYTDGKINVPAEQALVEQYDNIVFQFPFYWFNCPPLLKQWLDEVLLYGWAYGSSSGKKMQGKKIALAISLGAEEADYQRSGKFKYSLAELTRPFELTFAYVHADYKGIFAQFSAGPESDSQFNEESAKKYLSFLEQL from the coding sequence ATGAAGATCCTAATAATTGTTACACATCCTCATTTGTCCGAATCCGTGGTCAACAAAAACTGGATTGCGGCGTTAGAAAAGCACCCGACACGATTCACCGTTCATCATCTGGATGCCGTATATACCGATGGTAAAATTAACGTCCCTGCGGAGCAGGCTCTTGTAGAGCAGTACGACAATATTGTTTTTCAATTTCCATTCTATTGGTTTAATTGCCCTCCATTGTTAAAGCAATGGTTGGACGAAGTATTGCTTTATGGTTGGGCCTATGGTAGTAGCAGCGGTAAAAAAATGCAAGGAAAAAAAATTGCCTTGGCTATATCGCTAGGAGCAGAGGAGGCTGACTATCAAAGAAGTGGCAAATTCAAATATTCATTAGCCGAATTAACTCGTCCTTTTGAGCTGACATTTGCGTATGTCCATGCGGATTATAAAGGGATTTTTGCGCAGTTTAGTGCTGGCCCTGAAAGCGACTCCCAGTTTAACGAAGAAAGTGCGAAAAAATATCTCTCTTTTCTGGAGCAGCTTTAA